In Thermococcus camini, a genomic segment contains:
- a CDS encoding NAD(P)/FAD-dependent oxidoreductase: protein MPSKELPERSEIVIIGGGIIGVTIAHELAKRGEEVTVIEKRFIGSGSTFRCGTGIRQQFNDEANVRVMKRSVELWKKYSEEYGFSFEQTGYLFLLYDDDEVEEFKRNIAIQNRFGVPTRLITPEEAKEIVPLLDISEVIAASWNPTDGKADPFHSTAKFALHAEEFGAKLVEYTEVKDFIIENGEIKGLKTNRGTIKTGTVINATNAWAKLINAMAGIKTQIPIEPYKHQAVITQPIKKGSINPMVISFKYGHAYLTQTAHGGVVGGVGYELGPTYDLNPTYEFLREVSYYFTKIIPALRELLILRTWAGYYAKTPDSNAAIGRIEELSDYYIAAGFSGHGFMMAPAVAEMVADLVTKGRTDLPVEWYDPYRFERGELRTTAIQMG from the coding sequence ATGCCGAGCAAAGAGCTTCCCGAGAGGAGTGAAATCGTCATCATTGGTGGAGGGATAATCGGAGTCACCATAGCTCACGAATTAGCCAAACGCGGAGAAGAGGTCACGGTAATAGAGAAGCGCTTCATAGGTTCCGGCTCCACCTTCCGCTGTGGAACGGGCATAAGACAGCAGTTCAACGATGAAGCGAACGTCAGGGTTATGAAGCGCTCCGTCGAGCTGTGGAAGAAATACAGCGAGGAATACGGCTTCTCCTTCGAGCAGACCGGTTACCTCTTCCTTCTCTACGACGACGATGAGGTCGAGGAGTTCAAGCGCAACATAGCGATACAGAACCGTTTCGGCGTCCCGACGAGGCTCATAACGCCCGAGGAGGCGAAGGAGATAGTTCCCCTCCTCGATATCAGCGAGGTCATAGCTGCCTCCTGGAACCCGACAGACGGGAAAGCCGATCCGTTCCACTCGACTGCGAAGTTCGCCCTCCACGCGGAGGAGTTCGGGGCAAAACTGGTGGAGTACACCGAGGTCAAGGATTTCATCATCGAGAACGGCGAGATAAAGGGACTGAAAACGAACAGGGGAACCATCAAGACCGGCACCGTCATCAACGCCACCAACGCATGGGCCAAGCTCATCAACGCGATGGCCGGGATAAAGACCCAGATACCCATAGAGCCCTACAAGCACCAGGCTGTCATCACTCAACCGATAAAGAAGGGCTCGATAAACCCGATGGTCATATCATTCAAGTACGGCCACGCATACCTCACCCAGACTGCCCACGGCGGTGTCGTTGGCGGCGTCGGCTACGAACTGGGGCCAACCTATGACCTCAACCCGACCTACGAGTTCCTCCGCGAAGTAAGTTATTACTTCACCAAAATCATCCCGGCACTGAGAGAGCTGCTCATACTGAGAACCTGGGCCGGCTACTACGCCAAAACCCCGGACAGCAACGCCGCCATAGGAAGGATAGAGGAGCTGAGCGACTACTACATAGCGGCCGGCTTCAGCGGGCACGGCTTCATGATGGCCCCGGCGGTTGCTGAAATGGTGGCAGACCTTGTGACGAAGGGAAGAACGGACCTCCCAGTCGAGTGGTATGACCCGTACCGCTTCGAAAGGGGAGAACTGAGAACGACGGCGATTCAGATGGGCTGA
- a CDS encoding galactokinase, with protein MYRVYSPGRVNLIGEHTDYTLGYVMPMAIDLYTVLHAQKNERVRIYSQVFREVKEFGLDEISKENDWVDYIRGIFWVLREEGYTIGGMKGILGGDLPIGSGLSSSASLELAVLAFLNETYGLNLLPIEMALLAQKAENEFVGVPCGILDQFTIVHGRRDHLIFLDTDTLRHEYIRLPKDMGVLVFYTGVKRELAGSAYAERRKVAEETLRLLGRRTSKEVEEKDLRGLPSLYRRFFGYIVRENRRVLEARDALKSGDIETFGELMTASHWDLARNYEVSSEELDYFVRKAVEFGAYGAKLTGAGFGGSAVAIVPEELAVDIAMRVTDEYVRHFNWEPDYHLVSPSDGVKVRRV; from the coding sequence ATGTACCGCGTTTATTCTCCAGGACGGGTCAATCTGATTGGAGAGCACACGGACTATACCCTCGGCTACGTGATGCCGATGGCAATAGACCTTTACACTGTCCTGCACGCCCAGAAGAACGAGAGGGTCAGGATTTACTCACAGGTTTTCCGGGAGGTCAAGGAGTTTGGCCTCGATGAAATCAGCAAAGAAAATGACTGGGTGGACTACATCAGGGGAATCTTCTGGGTTCTGAGGGAAGAAGGCTACACCATTGGCGGAATGAAGGGAATCCTCGGTGGAGACCTGCCAATAGGCTCCGGGCTGAGCTCTTCGGCGAGCCTTGAGCTGGCCGTCCTGGCCTTCCTCAACGAGACCTATGGGCTGAATCTCCTTCCCATAGAGATGGCCCTTCTCGCCCAGAAGGCGGAGAACGAGTTCGTTGGCGTCCCCTGCGGCATACTCGACCAGTTCACGATCGTCCACGGGAGAAGAGACCACCTCATATTCCTAGACACCGACACGCTAAGGCACGAATACATAAGGCTCCCAAAGGATATGGGGGTTCTCGTGTTCTACACTGGAGTTAAGAGGGAGCTGGCCGGCTCCGCCTACGCCGAGAGAAGGAAAGTCGCGGAGGAAACGCTGAGGCTCTTGGGAAGGAGAACCTCCAAGGAAGTTGAAGAGAAAGACCTAAGGGGTCTTCCCTCACTCTACCGGCGCTTCTTTGGGTACATAGTGAGGGAAAACAGGCGCGTCCTTGAGGCGAGGGACGCCCTGAAGAGCGGCGACATTGAAACTTTCGGAGAACTGATGACGGCCTCACACTGGGACTTGGCCAGGAACTACGAGGTCTCAAGCGAGGAGCTGGACTACTTCGTGAGGAAAGCGGTTGAATTCGGCGCCTATGGTGCCAAACTGACCGGTGCCGGCTTCGGCGGCTCCGCTGTGGCCATAGTCCCCGAGGAGCTCGCGGTGGACATCGCCATGAGGGTCACCGACGAGTACGTCAGGCACTTCAACTGGGAGCCCGATTACCACCTCGTCAGCCCGAGCGACGGGGTAAAGGTGAGGAGGGTCTGA
- a CDS encoding polysaccharide deacetylase family protein, translated as MIALLLHGNLQYAEIPKGEIGRVIEKAYVPVLSALLKREIPFALNITGFTLEILPGEVLRLVREGIESGLVEVTGTAYSHAILPLLSLDRVEAQIRRDREAKENLLEVSPRLFFPPELAYDPILPAVLRDNGYSEVFVDGEALVLSSHLNRAIKPVKPLYPHLIKAQRGEGNRYLNYLFGLRELKKSLKLVFQGKVTLEAVRDIDAIPVWVNVNTVVMLGAGRFPLMNPRKAAKWLKNLEDIVLYGTDIEFIGYRDLAGYSITVESFLEVFDALGSETRLPSELPHSGRKLYLRTSSWAPDKSLDIWRLDEGNARLNTLSRNLWGEKAFLAENSDARGWEPLPERRLDAFRAIYEAWRGVDGKPKE; from the coding sequence TTGATCGCTCTCCTCCTCCACGGCAACCTGCAGTACGCTGAGATACCGAAGGGGGAGATAGGGAGGGTCATCGAGAAGGCCTACGTGCCGGTCCTCTCGGCTCTCCTCAAAAGGGAGATCCCCTTCGCCCTCAACATCACAGGTTTTACACTCGAAATCCTCCCCGGGGAAGTGCTGAGGCTCGTACGCGAGGGAATCGAGTCGGGGCTGGTAGAGGTAACCGGGACAGCATACAGCCACGCGATACTGCCTCTTTTGAGCCTCGACAGGGTTGAGGCCCAGATAAGGAGGGACAGGGAGGCAAAGGAGAACCTGCTCGAAGTCTCTCCAAGGCTCTTCTTCCCGCCGGAGCTGGCCTACGACCCGATCCTGCCGGCCGTACTCAGGGACAACGGTTATAGCGAAGTCTTCGTTGACGGCGAAGCCCTCGTACTCTCCAGCCACCTCAACAGGGCGATAAAGCCCGTGAAGCCCCTTTACCCCCACCTCATTAAAGCCCAGCGGGGTGAGGGCAACAGGTACCTCAACTACCTCTTCGGCCTGAGGGAGCTGAAGAAGTCGCTGAAACTCGTCTTCCAGGGCAAGGTGACCCTCGAAGCTGTCAGGGATATAGATGCGATACCGGTATGGGTGAACGTGAACACCGTTGTCATGCTCGGTGCCGGAAGGTTCCCGCTGATGAACCCGAGAAAGGCCGCGAAGTGGCTGAAGAACCTTGAGGATATAGTGCTCTACGGCACAGACATCGAGTTCATAGGCTACCGTGACCTGGCGGGCTATTCGATAACTGTGGAGTCTTTTCTCGAGGTCTTCGATGCCCTCGGCAGCGAGACACGGCTCCCCAGCGAGCTGCCGCACTCGGGCAGGAAGCTATACCTAAGAACCTCAAGCTGGGCGCCCGATAAAAGCCTTGACATATGGCGGCTCGACGAAGGCAACGCCAGGCTGAACACCCTCTCCCGGAACCTGTGGGGAGAGAAGGCCTTTCTGGCGGAGAACAGCGATGCGAGGGGCTGGGAGCCCCTGCCCGAGAGGAGGCTTGACGCGTTTAGGGCAATCTATGAAGCCTGGAGGGGTGTAGATGGGAAACCTAAGGAATAA
- a CDS encoding MFS transporter — protein MGNLRNKLSILLLVLMAAFLMADQNLLPPNYQQIMAEFGISETQMGLVSTIFVATSALITIVWGFLSDIKGRKKLLVVGVLLGEIPCFLTAFVSSYYELLLMRLFTGIGVGSIIPIGYSLIADMFPSEERGKGYAFIQTAFGFGTLFGMIMAGLIGGWRLPFILASVPNFILAPLFYVIAEEPKRGAGEEEVRKLIERGVEYTYRLSWEAVRKSFRTKTNLLIFLQGLAGTVPWGVLMYWLVSFLIVTRGMEKETATFVLLILGIATVIGTLVGGYVGDYFERRSPGGRALITGAAIFIGMLAAIGVIVYPLPSELSPLQWALLALYSIGLLQLVSFAGPNVTAIISQVNLPEDRGTVFGVFNIIDNVGKALGPLFGGFLIEALRKAGYTNAQAYEYTLIIGSLFWTLCALVWLWIRHQYPKDREEVRGILRSRAQELLGGEIA, from the coding sequence ATGGGAAACCTAAGGAATAAGCTCTCCATACTCCTTCTCGTCCTGATGGCGGCCTTCCTGATGGCCGACCAGAACCTTTTACCACCAAACTACCAGCAGATAATGGCCGAGTTCGGGATAAGCGAGACCCAGATGGGACTCGTCTCAACGATATTCGTTGCAACGAGCGCGCTGATAACAATAGTCTGGGGTTTTCTCTCCGACATCAAGGGGAGGAAGAAGCTCCTCGTTGTGGGCGTTCTCCTCGGCGAGATACCCTGCTTCCTGACGGCCTTCGTCAGCAGCTACTACGAGCTCCTCCTCATGAGGCTCTTCACCGGCATTGGAGTCGGTTCGATAATCCCGATAGGCTACTCCCTCATAGCGGACATGTTCCCGAGCGAGGAGCGCGGAAAGGGCTACGCCTTCATACAGACCGCCTTCGGCTTCGGAACCCTCTTTGGCATGATAATGGCGGGCCTGATAGGGGGCTGGAGGCTCCCCTTCATCCTCGCCTCGGTTCCGAACTTCATTCTCGCGCCCCTCTTCTACGTTATAGCCGAGGAACCCAAGAGGGGTGCCGGAGAGGAGGAGGTCAGGAAGCTCATCGAACGCGGTGTGGAGTACACCTACCGGCTGAGCTGGGAGGCGGTTAGAAAGTCCTTTAGAACCAAAACGAACCTCCTCATCTTCCTCCAGGGCCTGGCCGGAACCGTCCCCTGGGGCGTCCTGATGTACTGGCTCGTCTCGTTCCTCATAGTGACGAGGGGAATGGAGAAAGAGACGGCGACCTTCGTTCTGCTGATTCTGGGGATAGCGACGGTCATAGGAACCCTTGTCGGAGGCTACGTGGGAGACTACTTCGAGAGGAGAAGCCCCGGTGGCAGGGCGCTGATAACCGGGGCAGCTATCTTCATTGGAATGCTCGCCGCGATCGGGGTCATAGTCTATCCCCTTCCATCGGAGCTTTCACCACTACAGTGGGCCCTTCTGGCGCTCTATTCGATAGGACTCCTACAACTCGTCAGCTTTGCGGGGCCGAACGTTACGGCGATAATCTCCCAGGTGAACCTCCCCGAGGACAGGGGGACGGTCTTCGGGGTGTTCAACATCATAGATAACGTCGGAAAGGCCCTCGGCCCGCTCTTCGGCGGGTTCCTGATCGAGGCGCTCAGAAAAGCGGGCTACACCAACGCCCAGGCCTACGAGTACACACTCATAATAGGCTCGCTCTTCTGGACGCTCTGCGCCCTTGTATGGCTCTGGATAAGGCATCAGTATCCAAAGGACAGGGAGGAGGTCAGGGGGATACTCAGGAGCCGCGCTCAGGAATTGCTGGGAGGTGAGATAGCTTGA
- a CDS encoding PIG-L deacetylase family protein, protein MKPFLLARAKLRGVSPDEFKELLRETLGFDVERPFEGVERILCVQPHPDDCELAIGGALAKLSRGRREITYLTLTDGSAGSREIPPEKLKEVRREEQERAAEIIGVKKLIWLDYPDTKLPHSEDLRDEILRIIRSEKPDLVLTPDPWLPYDVHPDHRNAGFSTGEAAFFSALPSVGEGEPWEVRLLGFYYTDNPNYIEDIGDFLKLKLKALKAHKSQFGSEWSSWEVFVKSVARFYGETAGFKYGEGMKILPTVLFHANPLAGVL, encoded by the coding sequence TTGAAGCCTTTTCTCCTTGCCAGGGCCAAGCTAAGGGGAGTCTCTCCCGACGAGTTCAAGGAGCTTTTGAGGGAAACCCTGGGCTTCGACGTGGAGAGGCCCTTCGAGGGCGTTGAGAGGATCCTCTGCGTCCAGCCGCATCCTGACGACTGCGAGCTCGCCATCGGGGGAGCACTGGCCAAGCTCTCGCGGGGGAGAAGGGAGATAACCTACCTTACCCTCACGGACGGATCGGCCGGGAGCAGAGAGATTCCGCCAGAGAAGTTGAAGGAAGTCCGGAGGGAGGAGCAGGAGAGGGCGGCGGAGATAATAGGCGTCAAAAAGCTCATCTGGCTCGATTACCCCGATACAAAGCTCCCCCACAGCGAGGACCTCAGGGATGAAATACTGCGAATAATCCGTTCGGAAAAGCCCGACCTCGTACTCACTCCAGATCCATGGCTCCCCTACGATGTCCATCCAGACCACAGGAACGCGGGGTTCTCAACGGGGGAGGCGGCCTTCTTCTCCGCCCTTCCAAGCGTCGGGGAGGGGGAGCCTTGGGAGGTGAGGCTCCTCGGCTTCTACTACACGGACAATCCAAACTACATTGAGGACATAGGAGATTTCCTCAAGCTCAAGCTGAAGGCCTTGAAAGCCCACAAGAGCCAGTTCGGGAGCGAGTGGAGTTCGTGGGAGGTCTTCGTGAAAAGCGTTGCCAGGTTCTACGGGGAGACGGCGGGCTTCAAATACGGCGAGGGGATGAAGATTCTCCCCACGGTTCTCTTCCACGCAAACCCGCTTGCGGGGGTGCTGTGA
- a CDS encoding ATP-binding protein, producing the protein MIMQEFVNRSEELRKLGEYLKKRSLIIVYGRRRVGKTRLIIEALKGTPHVYHLCKEEEPRETLVSLSKKLHRVTGDIKFLEYPPSSFDELFDLLSASGTVLVLDEFPVLVKNYPRILGLLQEYWDFGEGGSIILCGSSVSMMKRLTDYGSPLHGRRTMTIKVKPLEFRHIGGFFPGYSPEELVRAYGVLDGIPEYLLRFDPSLSVEENVVREFFGKGYLYEEAELLLRYELRDLSTYNTILEAIASGYTSFNEIRTKTGIDGSKLSRYLSVLEELEIVRREYPVLPGVSRRRKGARYGLSDNYFAFYYSFVYPFKEEIELGLPDVPLENFRRKFNLYLGRVYEKVALQHIMLINRNGKLPFRFTRIGRWWWKGEEVDLVALDEKEKRALLVEVKWRKLGPREVWGIRKDLERKAALMGLDGWEVHTGIVAREFVERPAPLLWDIHDITGE; encoded by the coding sequence ATGATTATGCAAGAGTTCGTAAACCGCTCTGAGGAGCTGCGGAAGCTGGGGGAGTACCTGAAAAAACGCTCGCTCATCATAGTTTACGGTCGGAGAAGGGTAGGCAAGACGAGACTGATAATCGAGGCCCTGAAAGGCACTCCCCACGTGTACCACCTATGCAAAGAGGAAGAGCCCAGAGAAACGCTCGTCAGCCTCTCTAAAAAGCTCCACCGCGTTACGGGAGATATTAAATTCTTGGAGTACCCACCTTCCTCCTTCGATGAACTCTTTGATCTTCTGAGCGCTAGCGGAACAGTACTGGTTCTCGACGAGTTCCCGGTACTCGTAAAGAACTATCCCCGGATACTGGGTCTTCTTCAGGAGTACTGGGACTTCGGTGAGGGAGGGAGCATCATTCTGTGCGGTTCTAGTGTGTCAATGATGAAGAGACTCACGGACTACGGAAGTCCACTCCATGGCAGAAGAACCATGACAATTAAGGTTAAACCCCTGGAGTTCAGGCACATTGGAGGGTTCTTTCCGGGCTATTCTCCTGAGGAACTGGTTAGGGCATATGGCGTTCTTGACGGTATTCCCGAGTACCTGCTTCGCTTTGACCCCTCCTTATCGGTGGAGGAGAATGTGGTTCGGGAATTCTTCGGGAAGGGATACCTCTACGAGGAAGCTGAACTTCTCCTGCGCTATGAGCTCAGGGACCTGAGCACTTACAACACAATCCTTGAGGCAATAGCCTCTGGGTACACGTCCTTCAACGAGATCAGAACCAAAACTGGAATAGACGGCTCGAAACTTTCCCGTTATCTCTCTGTCCTTGAGGAACTGGAGATAGTCAGGAGAGAATACCCGGTGCTTCCTGGGGTTTCCAGGAGGAGGAAGGGTGCGAGGTACGGTCTATCGGACAACTACTTTGCCTTTTACTACTCCTTCGTCTATCCCTTCAAGGAGGAGATAGAGCTCGGCCTCCCCGATGTCCCTCTTGAGAACTTCAGGAGAAAGTTTAACCTATACCTGGGGAGGGTTTACGAGAAGGTGGCCCTTCAGCACATCATGCTCATCAACAGAAATGGAAAGCTTCCCTTCAGGTTCACCCGTATAGGGAGATGGTGGTGGAAGGGGGAAGAAGTCGACCTGGTAGCCTTGGACGAGAAAGAGAAAAGGGCCCTCCTTGTTGAGGTCAAGTGGAGGAAACTGGGCCCCAGAGAGGTCTGGGGAATAAGAAAAGACCTGGAGAGGAAAGCCGCCCTGATGGGACTTGACGGATGGGAGGTTCATACTGGCATAGTTGCCAGGGAGTTCGTGGAACGGCCGGCTCCCCTGCTCTGGGACATTCATGATATCACCGGTGAATAA
- a CDS encoding glycoside hydrolase family 1 protein — MLRFPDGFLFGTATSSYQIEGDNVWSDWWYWAEKGKLPPAGKACNSWELYEKDIGLMATLGYRAYRFSIEWGRVFPEDGKPNEEALMRYQGIIDLLNEKGIAPMLTLHHFTLPTWFALRGGFEREDNLEHWRSYVELIADNIEGVELIATFNEPMVYVVASYVEGMWPPFRRNPLKAEKVAANLIRAHAIAYEILHGKFRVGIVKNRPYFIPATDSERDKKAAGEIDYTFNRSLLDGILSGEFRGFMRTFDVPVSGLDWLGMNYYNIMRVKAVRNPLKRFAVEDANVSRKTDMGWSVYPMGIYEGLKAFSEYNLPLYVTENGIATLDDEWRVEFIIQHLGYVHKAIEEGIDVRGYFYWSLIDNYEWAEGFRPRFGLIEVDYDTFGRKPRKSAHIYGEIAKRGEISDGLLEKYGRGEKL, encoded by the coding sequence ATGCTCAGGTTCCCGGACGGATTTCTCTTCGGAACTGCTACCTCGTCTTACCAGATAGAGGGTGACAACGTCTGGAGCGACTGGTGGTACTGGGCCGAAAAAGGAAAGCTCCCGCCAGCAGGAAAGGCCTGCAACTCCTGGGAACTGTACGAGAAGGACATCGGGCTGATGGCAACCCTTGGCTACAGGGCCTACCGCTTCTCGATCGAGTGGGGACGAGTCTTTCCCGAGGATGGAAAGCCGAACGAGGAGGCATTAATGCGCTATCAGGGCATCATCGACCTTCTCAACGAGAAGGGAATTGCCCCGATGCTCACGCTCCACCACTTCACACTTCCAACTTGGTTCGCCCTCAGGGGAGGCTTTGAGAGGGAAGACAACCTTGAGCACTGGAGGAGCTACGTTGAGCTGATAGCCGACAACATAGAGGGCGTTGAGCTAATAGCCACTTTCAACGAGCCGATGGTCTACGTCGTGGCCTCATACGTCGAGGGGATGTGGCCTCCCTTCAGAAGGAACCCGCTGAAGGCTGAGAAGGTCGCTGCAAACCTGATCAGGGCCCACGCCATCGCCTACGAGATTCTTCACGGCAAGTTCAGGGTCGGGATAGTGAAGAACCGCCCGTACTTCATACCTGCGACCGATTCTGAGAGGGATAAAAAGGCGGCCGGGGAGATAGACTACACCTTCAACCGCTCGCTCCTTGACGGAATCCTGAGCGGAGAGTTCAGAGGTTTCATGAGGACCTTTGACGTCCCCGTGAGCGGCCTTGACTGGCTCGGAATGAACTACTACAACATCATGAGGGTCAAGGCAGTGAGGAATCCGCTCAAACGCTTCGCCGTCGAGGATGCCAACGTGAGCAGAAAGACTGACATGGGCTGGAGCGTTTATCCAATGGGCATCTACGAAGGATTAAAGGCCTTTTCGGAGTATAACCTTCCGCTCTACGTCACCGAGAACGGCATAGCGACGCTCGACGATGAATGGAGGGTGGAGTTCATAATCCAGCACCTGGGGTACGTCCACAAAGCCATTGAAGAGGGCATCGACGTGAGGGGCTACTTCTACTGGTCGCTGATAGACAACTACGAGTGGGCCGAAGGCTTCAGGCCGCGCTTTGGGCTGATCGAGGTGGACTACGATACCTTTGGGAGAAAACCAAGGAAGAGCGCCCACATCTACGGCGAAATCGCAAAGAGGGGAGAGATAAGCGATGGGCTGCTTGAGAAGTACGGTCGTGGGGAAAAGCTTTAA
- a CDS encoding C69 family dipeptidase, whose protein sequence is MCDILVATPEATKEGITLFAKNSDREPNEAQILEFIPRIRHREEMVRLTYVDFPQVKETYAVILSRPWWMWGAEMGVNEFELAIGNTAVFTKVKVPEKGITGMDMIRLALERTKSAKEALEFITGIVEDGLQGGNGSKSHRLYYFSSFIIADPKEAWVLETVGKDWAAKKIEGVYSISNALTIENDWDMASEGVERLARKGSFSFARYFSDRFYTHFARGRERRAFTMKKLREREGEITLEYTMSLLRSHSFEPYRPEKGSMRDICMHYGGLTRPSQTASSQVSELGKGIHWFTGTSNPCLSIFKPVSLEGGLPDLGKTPTDRYDPETYWWHFEAFHRKFLTNYRGYIDDFARERDRLQGEVIEKAREIERTPEDMKALTEWAFREEARLLERWEKIVKPGKLPFLFGRSWRKVNEEAGLGLEG, encoded by the coding sequence ATGTGCGACATTCTCGTGGCCACTCCCGAGGCCACCAAGGAGGGAATAACCCTCTTCGCCAAGAACAGCGACCGCGAGCCAAACGAAGCTCAGATCCTTGAGTTCATACCGAGGATCAGGCACAGGGAGGAGATGGTCAGGTTAACCTACGTGGACTTTCCGCAGGTGAAGGAGACCTACGCGGTGATACTCTCCCGCCCCTGGTGGATGTGGGGGGCGGAGATGGGCGTGAACGAGTTCGAGCTGGCGATAGGCAACACAGCGGTTTTCACGAAGGTCAAGGTGCCTGAGAAGGGGATAACCGGAATGGACATGATACGTTTGGCGCTTGAGAGAACGAAGAGCGCGAAAGAGGCTTTGGAGTTCATAACCGGCATCGTTGAGGATGGCTTACAGGGTGGGAACGGGAGCAAAAGCCACAGGCTCTACTACTTCAGCTCCTTCATAATAGCCGATCCCAAAGAGGCCTGGGTTCTTGAGACCGTCGGAAAGGACTGGGCGGCAAAGAAAATCGAGGGTGTTTACTCCATCTCCAACGCCCTCACCATTGAGAACGACTGGGACATGGCATCTGAAGGCGTCGAGAGGCTTGCAAGAAAGGGGTCCTTTAGCTTTGCGAGGTACTTCTCGGACAGATTTTACACCCACTTCGCCAGGGGCAGGGAGCGGAGGGCCTTCACGATGAAAAAGCTGAGGGAACGTGAAGGCGAGATAACGCTCGAATACACGATGTCCCTTCTGCGCTCCCACTCCTTTGAACCTTACCGCCCGGAGAAGGGCTCGATGAGGGACATATGCATGCACTACGGTGGACTGACAAGGCCCTCCCAGACGGCTTCATCTCAAGTTTCCGAGCTTGGAAAGGGTATCCACTGGTTCACCGGAACTTCAAACCCCTGCCTGAGCATCTTCAAGCCGGTGAGCTTAGAGGGCGGCCTTCCGGACCTCGGAAAAACCCCCACTGATAGATACGATCCAGAGACCTACTGGTGGCACTTCGAGGCCTTCCACAGGAAGTTTCTGACGAACTACCGGGGCTACATCGATGACTTCGCCCGCGAGAGGGATAGGCTGCAGGGGGAGGTAATTGAGAAGGCGAGGGAGATCGAGAGGACACCGGAGGATATGAAAGCTTTAACGGAGTGGGCCTTCAGGGAAGAGGCAAGGCTCCTCGAAAGGTGGGAGAAGATTGTAAAGCCTGGAAAGCTCCCCTTCCTCTTCGGGCGGAGCTGGAGAAAGGTTAACGAAGAGGCTGGACTTGGGCTGGAGGGTTGA
- a CDS encoding RNA 2'-phosphotransferase, whose product MPSRVKVSKLMAYILRHSPEEFGLKPDMEGFVPLDDLVRALQRIYPDVTGDFVREIVENDAKGRYEIKGDKIRARYGHSFEVKLNHGEDTETKILYHGTPRRNLERILREGLKPMKRQFVHLTTSKIEALETGRRHGKDVVLLIIDAECLRRNGLKVYKAGRNVRIAKRVPPECIILEA is encoded by the coding sequence ATGCCGTCGAGGGTTAAGGTCAGCAAGCTGATGGCCTACATTCTGCGGCATTCTCCAGAGGAGTTCGGGCTGAAGCCGGACATGGAGGGCTTCGTCCCGCTTGACGATTTAGTCAGGGCGCTCCAAAGGATTTATCCGGACGTTACCGGGGATTTTGTGAGGGAGATCGTTGAGAATGATGCAAAGGGCCGCTACGAAATCAAGGGAGATAAAATCCGCGCCCGCTACGGCCACAGCTTTGAAGTCAAGCTCAACCACGGGGAAGACACGGAAACAAAAATCCTCTACCACGGGACGCCGAGGAGGAACCTTGAGCGGATTCTGAGGGAAGGGCTCAAGCCTATGAAAAGGCAGTTCGTCCATCTAACAACAAGCAAAATCGAGGCCCTGGAAACGGGCAGGAGGCACGGGAAGGATGTGGTTCTTCTGATAATTGACGCTGAGTGCCTGCGGAGAAATGGCCTGAAAGTCTACAAGGCCGGGAGGAACGTTAGGATAGCCAAGCGCGTTCCGCCGGAGTGCATAATTCTTGAAGCGTGA